The Acidobacteriota bacterium genome includes the window AGGACGTGACCGCCCGGGCCCGCTTCTCCCTGGCCGATCCCGCGGTGGCCCGACTCGGTTCGGCCGGTCGGGTGATGGCGGCAGGGGACGGGGAGACCACCCTGAAGGTGACTGTCGGGTCCTTGAAAGCCAGGGCCACCGTGGCTGTCATCGATTCGGCCCGTCCTCCTCCATTCAGCTTCGAAAGAGAGATCGGCGCCATCCTCACCCGCCGCGGCTGCAACGACATTGCCTGCCACGCCGGGGTCAAGGGCCAGGGCGGCTTCAGGCTTTCCATCAACGCCGCGCACCCCCGTCGGGACTACGATTGGATCGTCAAGGGCGGCGTCTACCAGGTATTGACCGACGAGCCCGGCGAGCCCATCGTTCCTCGCGTTGACACCGAGGCGCCCGAACGCAGCCTGCTGCTGAGGAAACCCGCCCTGGAGGTTGCCCACGGGGGCGGGCTGCGGCTGGAGAAGGGCTCGGAGGACTACCGGGCGATCCTGGACTGGATCGGCCGGGGAGCACCTTTCCGTGAGGGAAACGGTGTGGCCCGGCCCAAGGTGGAAGGACTGGAGGTGTTTCCCCGGGAAGGGTTGCTGCAGGAGGGAGGGAGCCGCCAGTTGATCGTGACGGCCTTGCTCTCCGACGGCACCCGGGAGGACTTGACCCACCGGGTGCGCTTCGAATCCAAGCAGCAGGAAGTGGCCGAACTGGACGGACAGGGCTTGGTGCGGGCTCTCAATCCCGGCGAGTCCAATATCCTGGTCCGCGGCGCCGGTTACGAAGTGCAATCCAGGATTGGCGTGGTTGCCGAGTGGATTCCCGACTATCCGGAGCTTCCCCGCGTCAACTTCATCGATGACGAGGTCTTGGCCAAGCTCAGAAAGTTCAACATCCTTCCCTCCCCGCTGTCCGGCGATGCCGAGTTCCTGCGCAGGGTCTGCCTGGATCTCACCGGTCGCATTCCGCCCGCCGGCCGTGTGCGGGAGTTTCTGGCCGACTCCGATCCCCGAAAGAGAGAGAAGCTGATCGAGGTCTTGCTCGACTCCCCCGAGTTCGTGGACTACTGGACCTTCCGCTTGGCCGATCTGTTCCGGGTGGCCGTCTTTCCGGTGGGGATCAATCCCAAGTGGAGCCAGTCCTACTGGGAATGGATACGGGACGCCGTGGCCCGCAACCGACCCTACGACCGGGTGGCCGAGGAGCGGATCGCCGCTCAGGGATACAGTCCCGCCTCCAGGCACTATCTCCCCTACCTGGTGCTGCCTCCTCCCGAAAACATGATGGGTGAGGAGGTTCGTGTCTTCATGGGACGGCGCCTGGATTGCGCCCAGTGCCACGACCATCCCTACGAGCAATGGACCCAGGATCAGTTCTGGGGCATGGCGGCCTTTTTCGGGTCCATGTTCAGGCTCGGCGCCAATCCGGAGTCGGTGGTCTTCGACAGTCCCGACGGCCGCGAGGTGGCTGCCGACGTTCCCAGTCCCACCGAGTTGCGGGTCCTCCACCCCCGTACCGGCCAGGAGGTGGCGCCCACCCTGCTGAACGGCACGCGGGTATCCTTCAGTGGCCCCGGCTTTCCCCGGGGCGAGCTGGCCAGGTGGATCACCTCCCACGCCTATTTCGCCGAGGCCTCCGTCAATCGTTTCTGGAGTTACTTCTTTGGACGAGGGATCGTGGATCCGGTGGACGACTTCCGCAGCAACAACCCACCCACCCATCCGGAGTTGCTGCGCCGATTGGCAGAAGACTTTGCCCGCAACGGCTACGACCTCAGGCACCTGTTCCGCCGGATCGTCAACTCCCGGACCTACCAGTTGTCGAGCGCCGTCAACCACACCAACCGGGCCGACCGCCTCAACTACTCCCGAGCCCTGAGCCGTCCCCTGGACGCGGAGATCCTGCTGGATGCCATCTGCGACGTGACCGGGGTCCCCGAGACTTTTGGCAACTGGCTTCACAAGAAGAAGGGAAAAGGCGGGCCCCCCAGGGGAACGCGCGCCGTCCAGCTCAAGGAAACGGACATCTATCAGTCCATCTTCCTGGATACCTTCGGGCGTCCCAACCGGTTCTCCATTCCGGAGCGGGACGTCAAGTCCAACCTGACCCAGGCCCTGCACCTGCTGGTGGGATCGACCTACAACGACAAGCTCTGGACCGAGGGGGCTCGGGTCTATGAACTGTTTCAGCGGGAAGCCTCGGATGCGGAGATTGTCGAGGAGCTTTATCTGGCGGCCTTCTCGCGGTTCCCGGCTCCGGAGGAGATCGAGGAACTGGAGCGTTTGATTGCGCACACCCCCAGCCGGGAGCAGGCCCTCAGGGATCTGCAGTGGGCGCTGATCACTTCGCGGGAGTTTGCGGAGAATCATTGACGGATCGAGGTTGGAAGAGATGGCAGCGTTACTGGAGGATCCCATGACACCAGCCAGCAAAACAATTCCTGCGTCCATGGAAGGTGTATTTCACAGCAAGAAAGGCTTCGTGAGCGGCACGCCGATTTTTGTCGGGACCCGTGTGCCCCTCAAGAACCTGTTTGACTATCTGGCGGGAGGGCACAATCTGGACGTGTTTCTGCATGATTTTCCAGGCGTGACCCGCGAGCAGGCGGTAAGGGTGCTTGATATGGCTAGTGAGGTGTTGGAGAGCGTCGCATATGAGACTGTTGCTCGACGAACAGGTGCCGAGGCGGCTAAAAAGGTCATTCGCTGGACATAACGTTCAGACTGTCAGGGAGATGGGATGGAGTGGAAAGAGCAATGGAGAACTTCTGGCGTTGGCCAGGGATAAGTTCGATGCGTTCATTACACTGGACCGAAAACTGGAATATCAGCAAAATATAACCGAAAAGGACATCCCAATATTCGTACTCATCACGAGAAGAAATAACATAGAATATCTTCAGCCGTTGGTTCCAAAAGTGCTCCGAGCTCTGAACGATCCGAAGCGCGGAGAGGTCGTCCATATTGAAGCCTGATGACATAACGCCATGCTGAAAAAAATGGGCTGTTTATCTGCCACCCGGGAGCAGTGGAACCGGCGGGAGTTTATCGGTGTCGGGTCCCTGGGATTTCTGGGCATCCACCTGAGCCAGGCCCTGCGGCTGGAAGCGGCCCTGGCCGATTCTGCCCGCCCCAACCCCGGGAAAGCCAAGGCCTGCATTCTGGTGTGGCTGGACGGCGGTCCCAGCCAGGTGGACACCTGGGATCCCAAGCCCAACAGCTCCTTTCGACCCATTCCCACCAATGTGGCCGGCATTCAGATTTCGGAGCTTCTTCCCCGTCTGGCCAAGCGGATGGACAAGCTGGCCATCGTCCGCTCCATCAAGTCCTTCGGCAACGACCATCCCCAGGCGGTGCACTACTCCGCCACCGGACACCTGCACAACCCCGCCATGCAGTTCCCGGCCCTGGGGGCGATCGTGGCCAAGGAACTGGGGCCGCGGAACAATATGCCTCCCTACGTGATTGCGCCTCGTTGGGAAAAGAGCACCCAGTACCAGGATTACTTCAAGTCGGCCTTTCTGGGACCGGACTATGCTCCCATGACTATTCCCGATCCCTCCAAGGACGACTACCAGGTCCCGAATCTGAGCCTGCCCAAGTCGCTCATGCCGGCGGTGGTGGACAACCGCCGATCCTTTCTCCAGGCGGTGGACCGGCTCTACCGCCATCGGGTGGAGAGCCTGGAGCATTCGCGGATGGATGCCTTCCTGGAGAAGGCCTGGGACATGATCCTGACTCCGAGCGTGGGAGCCGCCTTCGATCTCTCCAAGGAATCGACCCAGACCCGGGAGGCCTACGGACTGGATTCGGTGGGCCAGAGCCTGTTGCTGGCCCGGCGCCTGGTGGAGGCCGGAACCCGTTTCGTGACCGCGGCCGGCTATCACGGGAACTCCTGGGACACCCACCGGGCCAACGACAAGGGACACCGCGACCGCCTGACCCCACCCTTGGACCGGGCGCTGTCGGCGCTTCTGGATGACCTCAGCCAGCGCGGGCTCTACGAGTCCACCCTGGTGGTGGCCATGGGCGAGTTCGGTCGAACCCCCCACATCAATCCCGATTTTGGCCGGGATCACTGGCCGGGCTGCTGGTCTTTGGTCCTGGGTGGCGGGGGCCTGCAGACGGGCCAGGTGGTGGGGAAGAGCGACGAGCAGGGAGCCGTGATCGTGGAGCGGCCCATCAGCATCGGGGACCTGTTCGCCACCGTCTACAAGGCCATGGGGATCGACTGGCACAAGGAGTACATGACCCCCGTCGGACGTCCCATCAAGATCGCCAATTCCTTCGACGACCTCACCGGTCAACCCATCTCCGAGCTGATCTGAGATTGTCTTGCCGGCGGTTCCAACCGGCCGGGCGCAGCAGTGCGCCCTGCTGGCGGCGCTCCCCCGCCCGCACTCACCCTGTTTCAGTCCAGGTAATAGCCGGCGCCGATGAGCACCGGCACTCCGAAGGAGGTGACCCTCTTGACCAAGGTCACCTTGCGCTGCCACCGGTTGGTGGCCGGATTGTGGTTGGAGTAGTAGAGGAAGGTCTCGCCGAAGGCATCGGCGGCCGCCAGAACGTTACGGCCCATAAAGCTGTCGATGTAAATGGAGGACAACTCGGACCCGATGATGGGATTTGCCGGGGAGCCGCTGAAGAAGGTATAGCCGTAGGTGTCCAGGCCGAACAGGTATATGGAGCCGCTACGCCAACGGGGATCGTTGGCCAGGCTGACCGAGGCGAAATACCCCTTCGTATCCAGCTCCATGGCGGCGCAGCGGACAAACTCCTGCAGCCGCGCCTCGGAAGGGTCGGCGTCGAGCATGGCGGCGTTGACCTCCTCGCTCCGGCAGGTGCCGGGCAGGTCGCGCCGGTAGATCCCCGCCCCGATCGCGGCCGGGATGCCCTCCCAGTCGATCTTCTTGAAATAGGAAGCCTTCGGCTCAGTCTCCCCCGTTACCGGGTTGGTAAAGGCGTAGTAGATCCACCCCCCGCCGAAGTTCGACCCGATACGATGGAATTCCGACATGAGGTCGTTGCCGAAGTCGTCCATCAGAAACCCCCACGGCCTCCCTTCCATGGACGGGTCGGGCGGCTGAACGAACGCGCGGGACGCCCCCGGCACCGGTGTGAGTTCGGCGACGAAGACATAGGTGGAGCCGCTCTTCCAACGCTCGTCCTCATGGAAGGCGCGCTGTGCCTCTTCAAAGCCCATCTCCTGGACATACTCGTAGGCGCACTGAATGAAGACCTCGGCATCCTTCGGTGTCCGGACAGCCCTGGCTGCGACGGACTGATCCGCGCAAGTCAGAGGCCCCGGATAGCTGATGAGAGTCTGGGCGGCCCCTGTGAGGGGAATCAATAACAGTGTGAGGAGCCGAAGCGATCTTATTCGACCGAGCATGGTACGTTTCATCACGAACGTCCTCCTTATAATCAAGTACTTGGCAGTGAGTTAAAGCGATAGCAAGAAAGATCTGGTCGGGTTGAAGTCAGAGGTCGATGCTTGGGGGCGGCACTATCTGGCCTCGGGTGGAACCAGTGGCTCCAATTGGGTGATTAGAACCGGAAGGTGGTTGCGCACCGTGTCCCAAACAAGCGGCAGATCTATGTCGAAATAGACATGAACGAGGCGATTGCGCATGCCGATGATCTCCGGCCACGGGATTGACCGATGCGCTTTCCTGGTGTTTTCGCTTCAACGTGCGGCAGCCTCGCCAACGATCTCCACCGACTTCAGAATGGAGAGTTGAGTCCGCCGGTCCCTGAGAAATTCGGCGTACGACATGCCTTCAGCGAAAGACACGGCGTCCTGCGCGGCAACCAGCATGTCCAATAGGTATGCCGTGTCATCACGCGGCCTAGACCACCCGCGCGGAGTCGAGAATGGCCTTTCGGCGGATATAGTTTCTACTGTTGTCGATTGCTCCCCGAGTGACAAGATCGACTTGCCGGCCGAACAACTCGCTCAGCTCCCGTTCCATTCGGATGATACCAAGGAGCCCGGGAGTACGCTCGGATTCGAATCGGACTAACACGTCAACGTCGCTGTCGGGGCCGAAGTCGTCGCATAGCACGGAGCCGAATAGCGACGACTCCTTCACTCCCCAGCGTTTGCAGAAGGCACTGATTGTGTCTGGAGGAATATCGATATGTGGGCTACTCTGCCATGTTCGCATCCATGTCGAATGCGCCAGACTGCAACTCCTAGCTCCCCTGTCGTCGGTCATGGCCTTGAGGCCGAGTAAAGTATTTCCAACAATTCAACAACCTCCCCAAACTTTCTCTCCAGGCTAAGCCAGGATCTCGTGGAGGATTCGTCCGTGGACGTCGGTGAGGCGGAAGTCGCGGCCCGAGTAGCGGTAGGTGAGCCGTTCGTGGTCCAGGCCCATCAGGTGCAGGATGGTGGCGTGCAGGTCGTGGACATGCACCCGGTCGTGGACGGCCCGCATGCCGAAATCGTCGGTGGCGCCGTAGGTCATCCCTGCCTTGACGCCTCCTCCGGCCATCCACACGGTGAAGCCGTAGTGGTTGTGGTCCCGCCCCGGCCTCTTGGTGCTGGGATCGGCGGTGGGGGTGCGGCCGAACTCGCCGGCCCAGAGCACCAGGGTCTCCTCCAGCAGACCCCGGGCCTTCAGGTCCTTGAGCAGGGCCGCGATGGCCTGGTCGCAGTCCTTGGCCTTGGGTCGATGCCACAGGATGTCGCCATGGTCGTCCCAGGCGATGTCGGGGGCAAAGGCCAGTTGCACCACCCGGACCCCCCGTTCCGAGAGCCGGCGGGCCA containing:
- a CDS encoding DUF1553 domain-containing protein; the protein is MRKHAPCLSRPLIVSALTAGILLIPALQSTAGAEPSALDPLSLRLTPEMTTLRWKGASQQFSVVATLAGGRKKDVTARARFSLADPAVARLGSAGRVMAAGDGETTLKVTVGSLKARATVAVIDSARPPPFSFEREIGAILTRRGCNDIACHAGVKGQGGFRLSINAAHPRRDYDWIVKGGVYQVLTDEPGEPIVPRVDTEAPERSLLLRKPALEVAHGGGLRLEKGSEDYRAILDWIGRGAPFREGNGVARPKVEGLEVFPREGLLQEGGSRQLIVTALLSDGTREDLTHRVRFESKQQEVAELDGQGLVRALNPGESNILVRGAGYEVQSRIGVVAEWIPDYPELPRVNFIDDEVLAKLRKFNILPSPLSGDAEFLRRVCLDLTGRIPPAGRVREFLADSDPRKREKLIEVLLDSPEFVDYWTFRLADLFRVAVFPVGINPKWSQSYWEWIRDAVARNRPYDRVAEERIAAQGYSPASRHYLPYLVLPPPENMMGEEVRVFMGRRLDCAQCHDHPYEQWTQDQFWGMAAFFGSMFRLGANPESVVFDSPDGREVAADVPSPTELRVLHPRTGQEVAPTLLNGTRVSFSGPGFPRGELARWITSHAYFAEASVNRFWSYFFGRGIVDPVDDFRSNNPPTHPELLRRLAEDFARNGYDLRHLFRRIVNSRTYQLSSAVNHTNRADRLNYSRALSRPLDAEILLDAICDVTGVPETFGNWLHKKKGKGGPPRGTRAVQLKETDIYQSIFLDTFGRPNRFSIPERDVKSNLTQALHLLVGSTYNDKLWTEGARVYELFQREASDAEIVEELYLAAFSRFPAPEEIEELERLIAHTPSREQALRDLQWALITSREFAENH
- a CDS encoding DUF433 domain-containing protein, with amino-acid sequence MEGVFHSKKGFVSGTPIFVGTRVPLKNLFDYLAGGHNLDVFLHDFPGVTREQAVRVLDMASEVLESVAYETVARRTGAEAAKKVIRWT
- a CDS encoding DUF5615 family PIN-like protein — translated: MRLLLDEQVPRRLKRSFAGHNVQTVREMGWSGKSNGELLALARDKFDAFITLDRKLEYQQNITEKDIPIFVLITRRNNIEYLQPLVPKVLRALNDPKRGEVVHIEA
- a CDS encoding DUF1501 domain-containing protein, whose amino-acid sequence is MLKKMGCLSATREQWNRREFIGVGSLGFLGIHLSQALRLEAALADSARPNPGKAKACILVWLDGGPSQVDTWDPKPNSSFRPIPTNVAGIQISELLPRLAKRMDKLAIVRSIKSFGNDHPQAVHYSATGHLHNPAMQFPALGAIVAKELGPRNNMPPYVIAPRWEKSTQYQDYFKSAFLGPDYAPMTIPDPSKDDYQVPNLSLPKSLMPAVVDNRRSFLQAVDRLYRHRVESLEHSRMDAFLEKAWDMILTPSVGAAFDLSKESTQTREAYGLDSVGQSLLLARRLVEAGTRFVTAAGYHGNSWDTHRANDKGHRDRLTPPLDRALSALLDDLSQRGLYESTLVVAMGEFGRTPHINPDFGRDHWPGCWSLVLGGGGLQTGQVVGKSDEQGAVIVERPISIGDLFATVYKAMGIDWHKEYMTPVGRPIKIANSFDDLTGQPISELI
- a CDS encoding cache domain-containing protein, translating into MKRTMLGRIRSLRLLTLLLIPLTGAAQTLISYPGPLTCADQSVAARAVRTPKDAEVFIQCAYEYVQEMGFEEAQRAFHEDERWKSGSTYVFVAELTPVPGASRAFVQPPDPSMEGRPWGFLMDDFGNDLMSEFHRIGSNFGGGWIYYAFTNPVTGETEPKASYFKKIDWEGIPAAIGAGIYRRDLPGTCRSEEVNAAMLDADPSEARLQEFVRCAAMELDTKGYFASVSLANDPRWRSGSIYLFGLDTYGYTFFSGSPANPIIGSELSSIYIDSFMGRNVLAAADAFGETFLYYSNHNPATNRWQRKVTLVKRVTSFGVPVLIGAGYYLD
- a CDS encoding nucleotidyltransferase family protein, whose translation is MRTWQSSPHIDIPPDTISAFCKRWGVKESSLFGSVLCDDFGPDSDVDVLVRFESERTPGLLGIIRMERELSELFGRQVDLVTRGAIDNSRNYIRRKAILDSARVV